TCGTTTGTTTTGTGCTCTGCGCGCAAGGGTGCGTATATGTCGCACCTAAAGAAAAAGTCGCCATCGACAAAGAATGCGATACTGCGATGGCGTATTACACCCTGGGTGTTGACGACACCCCTGGCGAAGGACTGGTGATTATTAATGATCGCGTGGGCGGCAATTTACCGGCTACCGTGGGTTCCTGCGGCGGCGATGAATGTCTCGAGGTTTTATGGGCAATTGGCAGGCAAATAGCGGTCGAAACAGCGGCAAGCCTCGCCTATGCTGCCGGTCATAATTTGGTTAACTACATCGAAAAAGAAAGCGCCTGTCGCAACAAAACACCAGACACAGAACAAGCTGAAACGCCAGCACCGGTGGTTCTTGAAGAAGACCTCAACTATCTGCTCTAAAGCTCATTTACTGTATAGCGCGTATTTTCTGTATTTCTTCCGCATCAATACCCAAACTTTCCAAAAAATCCTGATGCGCCTGCGGTGCCATACGCTCAAATTCAGCATGCCAGTTGTGCATATCCGCGTCGCTAAGCCCGGTTGCTTTTAGCAGAGCAACCCAGGCTTCCTTGTTGAGCACCCGGGTGTTGCGCACCGCGTCTGTGTCGGCCAACAAACGACAAATAACTTGCTGTTGCAGTCGCAAGCGGCTGATTTCACCATTGATATCGATGAGCCGCTGTTCGAGAACCACAGACCAATCATTCTCGGCGGGTTTCTCTGTCAACATTTGCTGAATGGTTTCGAGCGCTAAACCAGCATCGCGATACAAGGTTATTTTTTGAAGCCGGGCAAGGTCTGCTTCACTGTACAAGCGATAGCCGTTTACGTTGCGCAGGCTCGGCGACAACAGACCTCTGCGGTGGTAATACAGTAAAGTGCTGCGCGACAAGCCAAAGCGCTTTGCCACTCGGCCAATTGTTAACATCTTTGCCCTCCTGCCACTGAATTGAGCTCAAACCCAACACCCAGGCATCGCCGATAATGTGATAAAACTAAACTATGAACCAATAGTCGGGTCAAGTGCAGAGTCCATTGGTTATGGAGGTTAGGCGTAACTGGCGATCCGTTATATACTCGCCGGTTTTAACGTTTTGGTTTGATTGGGGAACCAGCATGAGTAATAAGCCGGCGTTTGTGGTACTCCAGGTATTGATCGCAACGGGTGTAAGCGTGATTCTCAGTTGTTGTGGCCAGAGGGGGCCACTGAAACTCCCCGAAGCAACACCTCAAGAAACCGCCAAGCCACAAGCTAGCGAAACAACTCCAGAACCCAGCGATACGGAAACACCGAGCAGCCATCAACAGGAATAGCGGTTTTATGCCCCACTTTAGTTACATTAATAACCAGTTACATGCGGAACGCTGCGAGCTTGAAAGTCTCGCCCGCCAATACGGAACGCCCTGCTACATATACAGCCGTGCGGCTCTAACGGAGGCATATTCCGCCTATGCAAAGGCACTGGGCAGCCACCCCGGCCGTATTTGTTATGCCGTGAAAGCCAATTCCAACCTCGCGGTTTTACAGGTACTGGCACAGTTAGGTGCCAGCTTCGACATTGTATCAAAAGGTGAATTACAGCGAGTTCTTGCCGCCGGTGCACCAGCGCAGCGTGTTATTTTCTCCGGCGTCGGCAAAACCCGCGATGAAATGCAGTTTGCGCTGCAACAGGGAATATCCTGTTTCAATGTCGAATCTGCCGCAGAGCTTGAAACGCTTGCCGATGTGGCACAGGCTCTAGGAACGGTCGCCCCGATTTCATTGCGGGTTAACCCCGATGTGGACGCCAATACCCACCCCTATATTTCCACAGGCTTGAAAGAAAATAAGTTCGGTGTCGATATTAATATCGCGCCGACAGTTTATGCCCGAGCCGCCGAACTGCCTAGCATAGAAGTGGTTGGTGTAGACTGCCATATAGGGTCTCAGCTAACCACCGTGGCACCCTTCATGGATGCTTTGGATCGTCTCTTAGCGCTCATTGATAAGCTCGCTGAGCAAGGCATTGCAATTCAGCACCTCGATCTGGGAGGCGGCCTTGGCGTAACCTACAATGAGGAGCAGCCCCCCGAACCTGAAAATTACATTGCACAGGTTATTGCTAAACTCGGAGACCGGCCGCTGTCATTGATGTTTGAGCCCGGTCGCTCGATTGCCGCCAATGCCGGTGTAATGCTCACTCAGGTAATTTATCTCAAGCCAACCGAACATAAAAATTTTGCCATTATCGACGGCGCCATGAACGACAATATCCGTCCTTCGTTGTATCAGGCCTGGCAGCGGGTATTACCGTTAGCGGAAAACAGCGACACTGCCAAGCATAGCTGGGACCTCGTCGGCCCGGTGTGTGAAACCGGCGACTGGTTGGCTAAAAATCGCGAGTTGGCGTTACAGCAGGGCGATTACCTGGCTCTAATGTCCAGCGGTGCCTATGGTTTTGCGATGAGCTCAAATTACAACAGCCGGGGCCGCGCCGCAGAAGTGATGGTGCAGGGCGACAGGCATTATCTGATCCGAGCCCGAGAAACCTTCGAGAACCTGATTCATGGCGAAGCGCTGCTACCCGAGGTTCAAGACTGATGCGGGTACGCTTTACCAAAATGCAGGGTATTGGCAACGATTTTGTCATGATCGATGCCATCAGCCAGAAGGTCGCCATCACACCCGAACGCGCCCGCAAACTTGCTGATCGCCATTTCGGTGTGGGTTGCGATCAGGTGTTAGTTGTTGAAGCGCCGCAATCTGCCGAGGCCGACTTCCGCTACCGCATATTTAACAACGATGGCAGTGAAGTTGAAAACTGTGGCAACGGCGCTCGCTGCTTCGCTGTGTTTGTGCGACAAAGGCAACTCACCGGCAAGCAAGTAATCACCGTTGAAACAGCCAAAGGGCTTCTCACCCTGCATGTTGTTGGCGACGACCAGGTTATCGTGGATATGGGCATGCCCGAATTCGAGCCAGATCAAATTCCATTTAACGCCGAACACGAACAGCTCGAATACCAATTAAATTTGCAACACCAAACACTCACCATCGGGGTTGTCTCCATGGGCAATCCCCACGCGGTGACCATTGTTGAAAACCTGGAAGATTACCCGGTAACTTCAGTAGGGCCAGAGGTGGAACACCATACGCGTTTTCCACAGCGGGTGAACGCCGGCTTTATGGAAATTATTAACCGCAGCGAAATAAACCTGCGCGTTTTTGAACGCGGCGTTGGGGAAACCCTGGCCTGTGGTACCGGCGCCTGCGCAGCAGTCGCCAGTGGCATTCAACGTGGCCTGCTCGAAAACTCTGTCACTGTGCACCTGCCCGGGGGCGACCTCGCCATCACATGGGAGGGCGGCGCAAACCCTGTTATGATGACGGGGCCCGCCAAAGCTGTATTTCACGGACAGGTAAAAATATGAGTGAATCATCCATAACGGATAAAAAAGAAAAAATTACCGACAAACAAGTTGTCCAGTTTCTTAAAGCCAATCCGGATTTTTTCAACAACAACCTCGATTTGCTTTGTGACTTACAACTTCCTCACGAAAGCGGCAAAGCCGTATCACTCGTGGAACGTCAAGTGGCTGTGCTGCGCGAACGCAATATGGACATGCGCCATCGCTTGAGTCAATTACTGGATAACGCGCGCGAAAACGATCGCCTGTTCGACAAAACCAAACGCTTAGTTCTGGCACTTTTGGAATGCAACGATTTGGGTGATTTGGTCGACGCACTTTATTACAGTTTCGACAAGGAGTTTCAAATTCACTACACCCGTCTTATTTTATTCGGCAACAATGCCACCCCCATGAGCGCCGCCCGAGTTTGTTCCGTTTATGACGCCAGGGATTATATCGGCAAACGACTAAAATCAATGAACACGGTAAGCGGTGGAATAGACATCAAGGAATGTCAATTCCTGTTCGACGACGACGCCCAAAATGTGGGCAGCGCCGCCATGGCCGTGCTTCAACACGGCAGCCCTCTCGGCGTTCTAGCCATAGGTAATCAAGACCCCAATTACTACCGTTCCAGCATGGGAACGATTTTCCTGGGTTACATCGCAGAAGTTTTGAATCGCTTATTGCCAAAGTATTTATAAAACGGGCAAAGCCCGTTTTGGAGCGCCGCCTGCAAGATGGCTACTGGGGACATCGGCCTTGCCGATTTCTGGGAACGCGGCTAACGCCGCTTCAGGAGATAACATTCCCCAATAATCGAGCGAAACGAAAATTTCCCAGAAGTGAGCAACAGCGAATGTTCCCGGCAGCCACACCCGCAAGCGGGTGTAAAAAACCGCAACGCGGTTTTTTAAATCGGCTGCCCCCCATAATTAGACTCCGGCTTTTTAGGCGGGTCTGCAACCACATTTGGGGGAATTTCATCGATTTTACCACCCCGAGCCAGAAACGCTTCCACTTCCGCCTGGAGACGTCTGCGCTCGGCTTCTTTACTCATTACACCATCCGAGATGGGGAGGCTGTCGTCCGAATCGATGACTGTATCGATATCATCTGAATCCATTAAATCTTCATCCGTCATGGAAATAACCCTCTTCGACCAATAAAGAAAATCTTAAAGCCAGAAGAATTCTGGCGACAATCAATTCGGGTAATTTATAGTCCAGAGTGATAACAATGTCATTTAATTAAAACGCTTTTTATTAGTTTTTTTTGTTCTAGCGAGAAATGAAAATTGCGTTAACAAGTTATTTAGTAATAAAAATAAAAACTTACGCCGGGCACACTTTTGGCAATGCGAGGGAGGATTTTTGAAGGGTTGTCGGGGCATTGCATAGAAACGCAACGCCCCAAAGTTGGGCCTTATTTATATCGCGTCTGGACCTGTCTCACCAGTGCGAATACGGATAACGTCATCACAGTTAGTGATGAAAATTTTACCATCGCCAATCTTACCGGTTTGCGCCGCTTTTGAGATTGCCTCAACCGCCTGATCAACCAGCTCATCACCCAAAACGAGTTCGAGCTTAACTTTTGGTAAGAAATCGATCACATACTCTGCACCACGATAGAGCTCTGTATGCCCCTTCTGCCGACCGAAACCTTTAACTTCGGTCACAGTCATGCCCTGAACACCGATTTCAGACAAGGCATTACGCACATCATCCAGCTTGAAAGGTTTGATTACTGCAGTGATTAATTTCATGGAAAGTTCCTTACGTGCACCTTATTAGTTGTAATTATAGAATCTTACCTGTGCAAAGGCAGACCGAAAGGCAAATTTACACCGAAAGGGAGATAAAGTAAAACGGGCAAGGCCCAAGCGGCAGGATGAGGATTTCTGGGGCGCGCTTTGGCGCTGCTGGGAGCGGTCGTTACACTCCCTTCTGGGTGCGTGACCCCATGATGGCTCACAAGCAAGCAATGATTACTACCGTCAGCGCGCTACTATCTGTGTGAACACATTTCATACCATATATGTGTGCATCCATGCACCCGCGGTATGCCGTACTTCCTGTACATCTCCGCTCCTGTGCATCCATGCACCCGCGGTATACCGTACTTCCTGTACATAAAAAAACCGGAGGTTTTGAGGCCTCCGGTCAGGGTTTCAGGCTGTGGCAACCTGAGATTAGGGAATAGCTGACTTACTTCGCTGTGCCAGCGAACTCTGGGTAAGCTTCCATGCCGCACTCGGAAAGGTCGACACCGTCGAATTCTTCCTCTTCGCTAACACGAATGCCCATAACAGCCTTAATGAT
The Alteromonadaceae bacterium 2753L.S.0a.02 DNA segment above includes these coding regions:
- a CDS encoding diaminopimelate decarboxylase, encoding MPHFSYINNQLHAERCELESLARQYGTPCYIYSRAALTEAYSAYAKALGSHPGRICYAVKANSNLAVLQVLAQLGASFDIVSKGELQRVLAAGAPAQRVIFSGVGKTRDEMQFALQQGISCFNVESAAELETLADVAQALGTVAPISLRVNPDVDANTHPYISTGLKENKFGVDINIAPTVYARAAELPSIEVVGVDCHIGSQLTTVAPFMDALDRLLALIDKLAEQGIAIQHLDLGGGLGVTYNEEQPPEPENYIAQVIAKLGDRPLSLMFEPGRSIAANAGVMLTQVIYLKPTEHKNFAIIDGAMNDNIRPSLYQAWQRVLPLAENSDTAKHSWDLVGPVCETGDWLAKNRELALQQGDYLALMSSGAYGFAMSSNYNSRGRAAEVMVQGDRHYLIRARETFENLIHGEALLPEVQD
- a CDS encoding diaminopimelate epimerase, which gives rise to MRVRFTKMQGIGNDFVMIDAISQKVAITPERARKLADRHFGVGCDQVLVVEAPQSAEADFRYRIFNNDGSEVENCGNGARCFAVFVRQRQLTGKQVITVETAKGLLTLHVVGDDQVIVDMGMPEFEPDQIPFNAEHEQLEYQLNLQHQTLTIGVVSMGNPHAVTIVENLEDYPVTSVGPEVEHHTRFPQRVNAGFMEIINRSEINLRVFERGVGETLACGTGACAAVASGIQRGLLENSVTVHLPGGDLAITWEGGANPVMMTGPAKAVFHGQVKI
- a CDS encoding nitrogen regulatory protein P-II family, whose amino-acid sequence is MKLITAVIKPFKLDDVRNALSEIGVQGMTVTEVKGFGRQKGHTELYRGAEYVIDFLPKVKLELVLGDELVDQAVEAISKAAQTGKIGDGKIFITNCDDVIRIRTGETGPDAI
- a CDS encoding transcriptional regulator, MerR family — translated: MLTIGRVAKRFGLSRSTLLYYHRRGLLSPSLRNVNGYRLYSEADLARLQKITLYRDAGLALETIQQMLTEKPAENDWSVVLEQRLIDINGEISRLRLQQQVICRLLADTDAVRNTRVLNKEAWVALLKATGLSDADMHNWHAEFERMAPQAHQDFLESLGIDAEEIQKIRAIQ